A window from Candidatus Nitrospira neomarina encodes these proteins:
- a CDS encoding methylated-DNA--[protein]-cysteine S-methyltransferase: MKPPVPQKASKDTGIFYWISPSPVGRLLLVGNSDGLQGLQFQDGAHPLDIQPTWTQSREPFHAVLEQLEEYFDGFRTRFQITLNLQGSPFQRHVWKALQRIPYGRTVSYGEIAQQVGRPKASRAVGAANGQNPVSIIVPCHRVIGSNGKLVGYGGGLPIKTALLALEQSRH; encoded by the coding sequence GTGAAGCCACCAGTGCCCCAAAAAGCCTCCAAGGATACCGGGATTTTTTACTGGATTAGTCCAAGTCCGGTTGGCCGCCTTCTTTTGGTGGGAAACTCAGATGGGTTGCAGGGCCTGCAGTTTCAAGATGGAGCCCACCCTCTGGATATTCAGCCGACATGGACACAATCACGTGAGCCGTTTCATGCGGTGCTTGAGCAACTGGAGGAATACTTTGATGGTTTCCGGACACGGTTTCAGATCACATTGAACCTACAAGGGTCCCCCTTTCAACGTCATGTCTGGAAGGCCCTTCAACGTATTCCCTATGGCCGAACCGTGTCGTACGGAGAAATTGCTCAACAGGTTGGCAGGCCGAAGGCCTCACGAGCTGTGGGAGCCGCCAATGGCCAAAACCCTGTCTCTATTATCGTGCCGTGCCATCGGGTAATCGGATCTAATGGAAAACTGGTTGGTTACGGAGGTGGATTACCCATCAAAACCGCCCTATTAGCCTTGGAACAGTCGAGGCATTAA
- a CDS encoding response regulator, which yields MNRILVIDDDIQVRESVSLSLETAGYMVMAARSCQEGLQNHENFQASLIIMDVLAMEERDDQPTAPVLEQSSRIPMITLTGNIPASGRP from the coding sequence ATGAATAGGATTTTGGTGATTGATGATGATATCCAGGTGAGGGAGTCTGTTTCTCTTTCTTTGGAAACAGCCGGGTATATGGTTATGGCCGCAAGGTCCTGCCAGGAGGGGCTCCAAAATCATGAAAATTTCCAAGCGTCCTTGATTATTATGGATGTGTTGGCGATGGAAGAAAGAGATGACCAACCCACTGCACCTGTTCTTGAACAATCTTCTCGTATTCCGATGATCACGCTGACGGGAAATATTCCTGCATCTGGTAGACCATGA
- a CDS encoding DUF3422 family protein, whose translation MKLKPGSPGKGILRQMHKAQEKYLEGWLDVPAHVHHTAYRMANPAVERPQSRKEFQQLLTCLEIDSAHAVMEDKVGFGVKKGTNGDKLIVIWEAHTEYYSYQVWHIPSNATQPLGFGPLGFFDYVFPFSPLGIQVNALDLLIIPERTYDQEELRTLLPGPQLYASQVLGENICVATSFTPDEHDRERYLIWAPDPVVLRQKLARLMTIVTTLENYTHLILLPYPAFSRSVDQVQIFEQRHLYQRTLITKELNRATHSTLQQWLEGLTHDFLEVGRLTASLRYRLSASVPYDRIVHSNTQALQEQPLPYGRTLIDYFQWKITGVADGYQQLLSRVQALEQDFEGTIAVLRTKVELLLQEQNLAQQDQNVNLLASLDKTTKSQVVLQHTVEGLSVIVIAYYVSGLANYLFKALHEIGWLDTYELASGIFVPIALGLSFAIITWGRNRIQRKITAMPPASTSHTPDGA comes from the coding sequence ATGAAATTAAAACCCGGATCCCCAGGAAAAGGCATTCTTCGCCAAATGCATAAGGCGCAAGAAAAATATTTGGAAGGCTGGTTGGATGTTCCCGCCCATGTGCATCACACCGCCTATCGTATGGCGAACCCGGCAGTGGAACGTCCCCAAAGTCGAAAAGAGTTTCAACAGCTTCTGACCTGCTTAGAGATCGATTCCGCCCACGCCGTCATGGAAGACAAGGTTGGATTCGGAGTAAAGAAAGGCACGAATGGGGACAAACTCATTGTCATTTGGGAGGCTCACACTGAATATTACAGCTATCAGGTTTGGCATATTCCCTCTAACGCAACCCAGCCATTGGGATTCGGCCCGTTGGGATTTTTCGACTATGTGTTTCCCTTTTCTCCGTTGGGCATCCAAGTCAACGCGTTGGATCTCTTAATCATCCCTGAGCGTACTTACGACCAGGAGGAATTAAGAACCCTTCTCCCGGGACCACAATTGTATGCCAGCCAGGTTCTGGGGGAGAACATCTGCGTGGCCACCAGCTTTACTCCAGACGAACATGATCGGGAACGATATCTCATTTGGGCTCCTGATCCTGTTGTGCTTCGGCAAAAACTAGCCAGACTCATGACGATTGTGACGACTCTTGAAAATTATACCCATCTGATTCTACTGCCTTATCCAGCCTTTTCCCGGTCGGTCGATCAGGTTCAAATCTTCGAACAGCGTCATCTCTATCAACGGACCCTTATCACGAAAGAACTGAACCGAGCCACGCATAGCACGCTTCAACAATGGCTGGAAGGGTTAACCCATGATTTTCTTGAAGTGGGACGGTTGACCGCTTCGCTGCGGTATCGCCTTTCCGCTTCGGTCCCCTATGATCGAATTGTGCACAGTAATACCCAGGCCCTCCAGGAGCAACCGCTGCCCTACGGTCGAACGCTCATCGATTATTTTCAATGGAAAATCACAGGAGTCGCCGATGGATACCAGCAATTGCTCTCCCGTGTTCAGGCTCTAGAGCAGGATTTTGAGGGTACCATTGCAGTCTTGCGTACAAAGGTGGAACTACTCTTACAAGAACAAAATTTGGCGCAACAAGATCAAAATGTGAATCTCCTGGCCAGCTTGGATAAGACCACCAAAAGCCAAGTCGTTTTGCAACATACCGTGGAAGGCCTCTCCGTAATCGTGATTGCCTATTACGTGAGTGGGTTAGCCAACTACCTCTTTAAGGCCCTGCACGAAATCGGTTGGCTCGACACGTATGAGTTG
- a CDS encoding helix-turn-helix domain-containing protein: protein MSIQQHLSQWCQTRGLSLADLSQQTGVALTKLQDFQKGNWDPPLSTMALIAESLNVPESWLHHDPRTLLRLWNDSEEDNPELPSTSSPDPLFQRIIQTSRDYQDLFVLLTSLLHHGDPKLIRAAQVNLQSLFKQVRPTTVPWGSRPPGHFEPPND, encoded by the coding sequence ATGTCCATTCAGCAACATTTAAGTCAGTGGTGTCAAACCAGAGGACTCTCTTTGGCCGACCTGAGTCAACAAACGGGCGTGGCCCTGACGAAATTACAGGATTTCCAAAAGGGCAATTGGGACCCTCCGTTGTCCACGATGGCGTTGATTGCAGAATCCTTGAATGTGCCTGAGTCCTGGCTCCATCATGATCCCCGGACCCTTTTGCGGTTATGGAATGACTCTGAGGAAGATAATCCGGAACTTCCGAGCACCTCCTCTCCCGATCCCCTCTTTCAACGAATAATCCAAACCAGCCGTGATTACCAAGACCTCTTCGTCTTGCTCACGAGCCTGCTGCACCACGGTGATCCCAAATTAATTCGCGCCGCTCAGGTAAACCTCCAAAGCCTTTTCAAGCAGGTGCGCCCCACCACTGTTCCCTGGGGGTCTAGACCTCCAGGACACTTCGAACCTCCCAACGATTAA
- a CDS encoding YheT family hydrolase codes for MTLLPRWWPRGRFPSELPTQDRIFQVSPEVGLLTKCHWQPCPSQHPTILMVHGLEGCTESHYMRGLARKCWDAGWNCIRINQRNCGGSEHLTPTLYHNGLSQDYARIIQEITEEDRCTAVWLIGYSMGGNLALKLAGEHGTTLPSLRGVAAVCPNIQPAACVRALQHPSNWLYHRYFLKSLTAKLRKKARLFPGRWDLSHLSHIRTMWEFDEIYTAPDGGYRGAENYYEQSAARNTLSSITIPTLVITAQDDPFIPYHMFADPALDANPFIQLEAPAHGGHCGFLQRHYKYEDPFWAENRLCDWIHARLNSA; via the coding sequence ATGACCCTTCTCCCCCGCTGGTGGCCCCGTGGTCGTTTCCCATCGGAATTGCCCACACAAGACCGTATCTTTCAGGTCTCTCCCGAAGTGGGCCTACTCACAAAATGTCATTGGCAACCCTGCCCCTCACAGCACCCCACCATCCTGATGGTTCATGGCCTTGAAGGGTGCACTGAATCCCACTATATGCGGGGCCTGGCCAGGAAATGTTGGGATGCAGGATGGAATTGCATTCGCATCAATCAACGCAATTGTGGCGGATCCGAACATCTGACACCCACCCTCTATCACAATGGGCTCAGTCAGGATTACGCCAGGATTATTCAAGAAATTACCGAAGAGGATCGCTGCACCGCGGTGTGGCTCATCGGGTATTCCATGGGAGGCAATCTTGCCCTCAAATTAGCTGGCGAGCATGGAACCACCCTCCCCTCTCTTCGTGGAGTCGCAGCCGTCTGTCCCAACATCCAGCCCGCAGCCTGCGTACGCGCCCTGCAACATCCTTCAAATTGGCTGTATCATCGGTATTTCCTAAAAAGCTTAACCGCAAAATTACGCAAAAAAGCCCGCCTCTTTCCAGGTCGGTGGGATCTCTCACACCTCTCTCATATACGGACCATGTGGGAATTTGATGAAATCTATACCGCTCCAGACGGAGGATATCGAGGTGCCGAAAATTATTACGAACAAAGCGCCGCTCGAAACACGCTGTCCTCAATCACCATCCCGACTCTCGTCATCACCGCCCAAGACGACCCGTTTATCCCCTACCACATGTTTGCCGACCCTGCTCTCGACGCCAATCCTTTCATCCAGCTTGAGGCGCCTGCTCATGGGGGCCATTGCGGATTTCTTCAACGGCACTATAAGTATGAGGATCCTTTTTGGGCCGAAAATCGTCTATGCGACTGGATTCATGCTCGACTCAACTCAGCATGA
- a CDS encoding c-type cytochrome, translating to MKKKPKSSQFVGSRETFLIFIVVACGIMATISVNLFNQSPSDPSEARVGESTNPEQPKSPSAKVPSVELTDVPLATGTEPLEKLFVQSGCAVCHTIPGIAPALGREGPRLILGTNGPLRLADPQYQGTATTVREYVQESILNPGAYVVPGYSDRVMPRWYGKRLNALALDRMAEYLESVKE from the coding sequence ATGAAAAAAAAACCAAAGTCTTCACAATTTGTAGGAAGCCGGGAAACCTTTCTCATTTTTATTGTGGTGGCCTGCGGGATCATGGCGACCATTTCAGTGAATCTGTTCAATCAATCGCCTTCGGATCCTAGCGAAGCCCGCGTGGGGGAATCCACCAATCCGGAGCAACCAAAGTCCCCATCCGCCAAAGTTCCGTCTGTGGAGCTGACCGATGTGCCACTGGCCACGGGCACCGAGCCACTGGAAAAGTTGTTTGTGCAATCCGGCTGCGCGGTCTGTCATACCATTCCAGGTATTGCGCCTGCTCTGGGGCGTGAAGGTCCCCGGTTAATCCTAGGGACGAATGGACCCCTTCGATTGGCGGACCCTCAATATCAGGGGACGGCGACAACCGTTCGTGAATATGTCCAGGAATCGATTTTGAATCCAGGCGCGTACGTGGTGCCCGGATACTCCGATCGGGTGATGCCCCGATGGTATGGGAAGCGACTGAATGCGTTGGCGTTGGATCGAATGGCCGAGTATTTAGAAAGCGTGAAGGAGTAA
- a CDS encoding glutamine--tRNA ligase/YqeY domain fusion protein: MSSPDQHVSIDFIRAKVMADLESQTIGKRVHTRFPPEPNGHLHIGHAKSICLNFGIAQEFGGLCNLRFDDTNPTKENMEYVSSIQEDVRWLGFEWDDRLFFASNYFEQLYQFAVRLIQTGHAYVDSLTAEEIRVFRGTLTEPGKDSPYRNRTVEENLALFARMRSGEFEDGAHVLRAKIDMASPNINLRDPALYRIRHATHYRTGDDWCLYPTYDFAHPLSDSLEGITHSLCTLEFEDHRPLYDWLLRVCEVSCYPQQIEFARLNLGHTVMSKRKLHQLVEEKHVDGWGDPRLPTLKGLRRRGYTPEAIRNFCERVGVAKRDSVIEMAVLEHTIREDLNRSAPRVMAVLHPLKVIIENYPVGQVEILEAINNPEDPTQGTREIPFSRELYIEQDDFREDPPKKFFRLSPGQEVRLRYAYIIRCVGVESDPETGEVTALRCTFDPETKSGGSQSSRKVKGTLHWVSAQHALPAEVRLYEALLTQPNPGSGSEPQDLHHLLNPHSLTVLSDCQVEPGLRGAPSGSRFQFERQGYFCLDPDSTQGRLVFNRTVPLRDSWAKIDKK, from the coding sequence ATGTCGTCACCAGACCAACATGTTTCCATCGACTTTATTAGAGCCAAGGTTATGGCAGATCTCGAAAGCCAGACTATTGGCAAACGAGTGCATACCCGTTTTCCCCCTGAGCCGAATGGGCATTTACATATTGGTCATGCGAAATCCATCTGTTTGAATTTTGGCATTGCCCAGGAATTCGGTGGGCTGTGCAATCTTCGTTTCGATGATACGAATCCGACCAAGGAGAACATGGAATATGTCTCTTCCATTCAGGAAGATGTCCGGTGGTTGGGCTTTGAGTGGGATGATCGCCTCTTTTTTGCCTCAAACTATTTTGAGCAACTGTATCAATTTGCGGTGCGACTGATTCAAACCGGCCATGCCTACGTGGATAGTTTAACGGCCGAGGAGATCCGTGTTTTTCGAGGGACCCTGACTGAGCCAGGGAAGGATAGCCCGTACCGGAATCGTACTGTTGAAGAAAATCTGGCCTTATTTGCCCGGATGCGGTCCGGAGAATTTGAGGACGGGGCCCATGTATTGCGAGCCAAAATAGATATGGCCTCGCCGAATATTAATCTGCGAGATCCTGCCTTGTATCGTATCCGACATGCCACCCACTATCGGACCGGTGATGACTGGTGCCTCTACCCAACCTATGACTTTGCGCATCCTCTTTCCGATTCGTTGGAGGGCATTACGCATTCGTTGTGTACGCTGGAGTTTGAGGATCACCGTCCCTTATATGATTGGTTGCTCCGGGTGTGTGAGGTCTCGTGTTATCCCCAGCAAATTGAATTTGCCCGTTTGAATCTCGGGCATACTGTGATGAGTAAACGCAAGCTTCACCAGTTGGTGGAAGAGAAGCATGTGGACGGGTGGGGGGATCCCCGATTGCCCACCTTAAAAGGGCTACGGCGTCGGGGTTACACGCCTGAAGCGATTCGAAATTTTTGTGAGCGGGTGGGGGTGGCGAAACGTGACAGTGTGATTGAAATGGCCGTGTTGGAACATACGATCCGAGAAGATTTGAACCGGTCGGCGCCGCGGGTGATGGCGGTATTGCATCCTCTGAAAGTCATTATTGAAAATTATCCGGTTGGGCAGGTTGAGATCTTAGAGGCGATTAATAATCCTGAGGATCCCACCCAGGGCACACGTGAAATCCCTTTCTCCCGGGAGCTGTATATTGAACAGGATGATTTCCGGGAAGATCCACCTAAAAAGTTTTTTCGCTTATCTCCAGGGCAGGAAGTACGTCTGCGCTATGCCTATATTATTCGCTGCGTCGGTGTCGAGAGCGATCCCGAAACCGGAGAAGTGACGGCTCTACGATGTACCTTCGATCCTGAAACGAAAAGTGGCGGGAGTCAATCAAGTCGTAAGGTAAAAGGGACTCTCCACTGGGTCTCGGCTCAACATGCCCTTCCTGCCGAAGTCAGACTGTATGAGGCCCTGTTGACTCAACCGAATCCCGGTTCGGGGAGTGAGCCTCAGGATCTTCACCACCTGCTCAATCCACATTCCTTGACCGTGTTGTCTGATTGCCAGGTCGAACCCGGTCTCAGAGGGGCGCCATCAGGTAGTCGGTTTCAGTTTGAGCGGCAGGGATATTTTTGCCTTGATCCGGATTCTACTCAGGGTCGTTTGGTCTTTAACCGGACGGTACCTCTTCGAGATTCATGGGCAAAAATTGATAAGAAGTAA
- a CDS encoding outer membrane beta-barrel protein, which translates to MMIDKWIKTILAVLALIVALSVGSPFARAENKWAFGTDIGFLSDTTDDTVFTLSFQGDYFLNSQVSVGPQLLFSPGGDLTQVTFAGIGRYHIPVGAVTIIPFGGIGFVYADLEHGRRDDSDVSYSFPFGATAAFKINRTVDLSSTLIFTFQDIDLDNRKNSDNFNIGMLFGFRFQP; encoded by the coding sequence ATGATGATCGATAAGTGGATAAAAACGATCTTGGCCGTCTTAGCCCTCATTGTTGCGCTCTCAGTGGGCAGTCCCTTCGCACGGGCAGAAAACAAGTGGGCCTTTGGAACGGATATCGGTTTCCTGTCAGATACCACCGACGACACCGTGTTCACACTCAGTTTTCAGGGAGACTATTTTCTCAACTCACAAGTTTCTGTTGGCCCGCAACTCTTGTTTTCTCCCGGCGGCGACCTCACTCAAGTCACCTTCGCCGGAATCGGTCGGTATCACATTCCCGTCGGTGCGGTCACCATCATTCCTTTTGGTGGAATTGGCTTTGTCTATGCAGATTTGGAACACGGCCGTCGTGATGACAGCGATGTCAGTTATAGCTTTCCTTTTGGGGCTACCGCAGCCTTCAAGATCAATCGGACCGTTGATCTGTCAAGTACACTCATTTTTACTTTCCAGGATATTGATCTGGATAATCGGAAAAATAGCGACAATTTCAACATCGGTATGTTATTCGGCTTTCGGTTCCAACCCTAA
- a CDS encoding pseudouridine synthase, producing MSVLRQKPPEISNSSATGDSTKKPGMPDFKGLDAGTGPSPRARTSVILFHKPKGYLVTRKDERERKTVYHILPPFLLQEGWVPIGRLDKDSRGLLLFTQDGTMVDRLTAPGGCEKTYEVEIRGRISDDDLSRVLQGVSTSIGILKVHRITKKREVGPKTQLEVVLQEGKNRHLRRIFHALKDPKFHTPLKVLDLKRIQIGTLPLDIPVGTWRFSTPDEERQLLAIFKIPIHRG from the coding sequence GTGAGTGTCCTGCGACAAAAACCACCAGAGATCTCGAATTCTTCGGCCACTGGCGATTCAACAAAAAAACCAGGCATGCCTGACTTCAAGGGATTGGACGCTGGAACAGGACCTTCTCCACGGGCGCGAACCAGCGTCATCTTGTTCCATAAGCCCAAAGGGTATCTGGTGACTCGAAAAGATGAGAGGGAGAGAAAAACGGTCTATCATATCCTACCGCCTTTCCTATTGCAGGAAGGCTGGGTACCAATCGGCCGCTTAGACAAAGACTCCCGTGGCCTCCTGCTCTTCACTCAAGATGGAACAATGGTTGATCGGCTCACCGCACCAGGCGGATGCGAAAAAACCTATGAGGTTGAGATCCGGGGAAGAATTTCAGACGATGACTTGTCCCGCGTGTTGCAGGGAGTTTCCACTTCCATCGGAATATTAAAAGTACACAGGATTACAAAAAAAAGAGAAGTCGGACCCAAAACACAGCTAGAGGTCGTCTTACAGGAGGGGAAAAACCGGCATCTCCGTCGAATCTTTCACGCCCTGAAAGATCCAAAATTTCATACGCCGCTCAAAGTTCTCGATCTCAAACGCATACAAATCGGCACTTTGCCCTTGGATATCCCCGTTGGAACATGGAGGTTTTCAACACCCGACGAGGAGAGACAATTGTTGGCTATTTTCAAAATACCAATACATCGGGGTTGA
- a CDS encoding BREX system ATP-binding domain-containing protein, which yields MSKLIEALNRLQSVRTEEGLPSSLSLLSDSCPDKPESVQQHPPDTKSSPQNSIHSEEGPRFNLALSEWLGILHHEYLGSFVREGGGAVKFAVFPSEDGLKTCQQELEGLAKREGYVLAKVDARFTKAHMIERLFQKIAKQIDWDELAYRFLQRLLEEHGHQIPSDRQEFSLRQVAMVNERKEPMLRRDIQTWMEKAIEGDSGLCREFRMAMIRLCMAQLDAGDSDRVLASAVKEWLCGDLRLVSGVKKALIYQKISRHNARYMLSSLTRWLRLTGQGGLILSLDISRYLMKKDGLPNDGSLSFSPSATIDLYELLRQFIDSADEMEGLLMVVLAPQEFLTDSRRGVDRYEALKLRVWDDVRPKHRQNPLASLVRIQDHHQQVSEEAHASTATPRRMVPDGEARRVIEGLRAGVPNRHVVTTLGCLQPEAEGRFRRLLEATQQNITAGPCPRGMVIEGAFGSGKSHILEYLQNLALDANFICSRIVISKETPLYHPVRLYYSAIEAAVIPDKRGEVFSEIAGQCDVWAPRYKNLVTWVNDPESQIDARFAATLMLYERLSSDMELGHRMTRFWTGDPIGVGDLKKYLQEAGFGERYAFGKISAAELALQRFQFAARLMQAAGYAGWILLIDEAELIGRYSVNQRAKSYAEVARLMNSDGGPTLPGLGAVLALTNDFREEVLEKKGDKVKLLEKLRAKQTEAERLLADKAEKGMGLLETQRIPLGQPPNDIIQESYQTIRSLHLKGHGWHMWENAANDPAQITPGTSMRKYVKSWVTHWDSLRFYPGEACEIEASTWKPSCVDQDDAQKVKAEEANQQKSHGGRFAVEPDSTMAEKSGDEEFVAPGTPNASGSFTNGPKTAF from the coding sequence ATGAGCAAATTAATTGAGGCCTTAAATCGCTTACAGTCCGTGAGAACAGAAGAAGGTCTGCCTTCCTCCCTTTCTTTGCTCTCTGACTCATGTCCGGACAAGCCGGAATCTGTGCAACAACATCCGCCGGATACGAAATCATCGCCCCAGAACAGTATTCACTCCGAGGAGGGTCCCCGATTTAATCTGGCTCTTTCCGAATGGCTGGGGATTCTTCACCATGAATATCTTGGGAGTTTCGTCCGTGAGGGGGGTGGAGCGGTCAAATTTGCGGTGTTTCCCAGTGAAGACGGATTAAAAACCTGCCAACAGGAATTAGAGGGACTGGCCAAACGTGAAGGATATGTCTTGGCAAAAGTCGACGCGCGATTCACAAAAGCCCACATGATCGAGCGATTGTTTCAGAAAATTGCCAAACAAATAGATTGGGATGAACTCGCGTATCGGTTTCTCCAACGGTTACTCGAAGAGCATGGGCACCAAATTCCTTCAGACCGACAGGAATTCTCGTTGCGGCAGGTTGCGATGGTGAATGAACGGAAGGAGCCGATGCTCCGCCGGGATATTCAAACATGGATGGAAAAAGCGATTGAAGGCGATTCGGGCCTGTGCCGTGAATTTCGCATGGCGATGATCCGGCTGTGTATGGCTCAGCTGGATGCCGGCGATTCTGATCGTGTCTTGGCCTCAGCGGTGAAAGAGTGGTTGTGTGGAGACCTTCGACTGGTGAGTGGCGTCAAAAAGGCGCTGATCTATCAAAAGATTTCGCGTCATAACGCACGGTACATGCTGTCTTCTTTAACTCGCTGGCTTCGATTAACAGGACAGGGGGGCCTCATTCTCTCACTCGATATCTCTCGGTATCTTATGAAAAAGGATGGGTTGCCGAATGATGGCTCCCTGTCCTTTTCGCCTTCAGCCACCATAGATTTGTATGAATTGCTTCGTCAATTTATTGATTCGGCTGATGAGATGGAAGGCTTGCTGATGGTGGTCCTGGCTCCGCAAGAGTTCCTGACCGATTCCCGTCGTGGTGTGGATCGGTACGAGGCTTTGAAATTGCGGGTATGGGATGACGTTCGTCCGAAACACCGTCAGAATCCGTTGGCCTCGTTGGTCCGGATCCAAGACCATCATCAGCAGGTTTCTGAAGAAGCGCATGCTTCCACCGCCACGCCAAGGAGAATGGTGCCTGATGGAGAAGCCCGTCGTGTCATTGAAGGTCTTCGGGCGGGGGTTCCGAACCGGCATGTGGTGACGACGCTTGGATGTCTTCAGCCAGAGGCGGAGGGACGTTTTCGGCGGTTATTAGAAGCCACACAGCAAAATATTACTGCGGGTCCGTGCCCACGGGGTATGGTGATCGAGGGCGCCTTTGGTAGTGGAAAATCGCATATCCTGGAGTATCTCCAAAATCTGGCGCTGGATGCCAATTTCATCTGCAGCAGGATTGTGATCAGTAAGGAGACGCCTCTGTATCACCCTGTCCGTTTGTATTATTCTGCGATCGAAGCTGCGGTGATTCCCGACAAACGCGGGGAAGTGTTTTCGGAAATTGCGGGTCAATGTGATGTCTGGGCACCGCGCTATAAGAATCTTGTGACGTGGGTGAATGATCCGGAGAGTCAGATTGATGCCAGGTTTGCCGCGACGTTGATGCTGTATGAACGATTGAGCTCCGATATGGAATTGGGCCACCGAATGACTCGATTTTGGACGGGAGACCCCATCGGGGTAGGAGATTTAAAAAAGTACCTGCAAGAAGCCGGATTTGGAGAGCGGTATGCGTTTGGAAAAATATCGGCTGCAGAATTGGCGCTTCAGCGCTTTCAATTTGCTGCCCGTCTGATGCAAGCCGCCGGATATGCCGGGTGGATTTTGCTGATCGATGAAGCCGAACTGATTGGCCGATATTCGGTGAATCAGCGCGCGAAATCTTATGCCGAAGTGGCACGCCTCATGAACTCAGATGGCGGTCCTACTCTGCCCGGCTTGGGTGCTGTGCTGGCCTTAACCAATGATTTTCGGGAAGAGGTCTTAGAGAAAAAAGGTGACAAGGTCAAACTTTTGGAAAAACTTCGAGCGAAGCAGACGGAAGCCGAACGACTACTGGCCGACAAAGCGGAGAAAGGCATGGGCTTATTGGAGACCCAACGCATTCCCCTTGGACAGCCACCGAACGATATTATTCAAGAATCCTATCAGACGATTCGATCGCTTCATCTGAAAGGGCATGGGTGGCATATGTGGGAAAATGCGGCAAATGATCCCGCCCAAATTACCCCGGGAACCAGTATGCGGAAATATGTCAAGAGTTGGGTGACACATTGGGATTCACTTCGTTTCTATCCCGGAGAAGCGTGTGAAATTGAAGCTTCGACATGGAAGCCGTCTTGTGTCGATCAGGATGACGCCCAGAAAGTCAAGGCGGAAGAAGCTAACCAGCAGAAAAGCCATGGGGGGCGTTTTGCAGTGGAACCCGATTCGACGATGGCGGAAAAATCTGGAGACGAGGAATTTGTTGCCCCCGGCACTCCAAACGCCTCTGGCTCCTTCACCAATGGCCCTAAAACTGCTTTCTAG